Within the Chlorocebus sabaeus isolate Y175 chromosome 19, mChlSab1.0.hap1, whole genome shotgun sequence genome, the region gcgcgatctcggctcactgcaacctccgcctcgagtttaagccattctcctgcctcagcctaccgagtagccaggcatgaggcaccaccatgccggggtaatttttgtattttttgtagagacagggttttgccatgttggccaggctggtctcgaactcctgacctcaagtgatccaccccctctcggcctcccaaagttttgggattacaggtatgagccactgcgcccggcccaaagtaGACTTTTAACAAAAGTGTGGTCATACTTAGAAACAGTGAGATCTACTCCGGCCACTTGTTAACGGGCAAGTGACTGAAGCTTGTAAATCttaagaaaaaatgaggaaaagggaaaaaacgCACAACTGGGAAAATTCTCTCCAAACTTttcctgtaattttaaaaaagaatcgcCATTCAGTTTTCCTGTTGAATCATTTTGGCTCAGTATCTGGAACTTCAGAGTTATGCAGGacctttgagaatcactgttcttAAGAACCTTTATCTTATGGAATTTGGGACTCCCACCGTGGGTATTGCTGGACTATGTGTGTGTGACTTTCTACAGCACGTAACACGGTCTGACTTGTATGTTCCCTAGGTTGGTTCTGGCCTGTCTCCTAATGGAGCATCTACAACAGACTTGGCTTGGGTTTGATGGATAGTGAGAGAGGGTCTATGGGAAAGGATGCAAGGCTGTGGGCAAACCGTACTTGGACTAAGGAACCCCAAGGCCTGAAAGGAACTATGGACAATGGACTTAGAATCCTCTGCTCCCTAGCCAAGGCCATTAGCAGCCTCAAGTGGACCAGCCCTgggtccctccctcctccctcctgggggAAGCGGGAGGGGCCTTCTGACATCCTTCCTCGTCTTCAAGTCACTCTTTTAAGAAAGGACTTCATCGGGGTTTAAAGTGAACATCTCTGTAAACCTAGGATTTCAGTGCCCCCTCTCCAACCTAAGTTTTAGAACTATGAGATGTTAGAGCTGGAAGCCCTTCCAGGTCGCCTGGTACACAGATGGCAGAGGCATAACCTCCCCGCTATTGTTAGTGAGGGTGTCTAAAGCACAGGAGAATCACAGTGCCGCATCTAGGCTCTTTGGGAAAGAGTGATGCTGTGACCTAGTGGGCGCCGTCTAGGCGCAACACAGAAGATAAACAGTAATCTGCCACATTTTTGCCATCAATGAGCCCAGTCCCTCATTTACAGAGGAGTAAACCAGCTCCAAAAAGGAGGGACATTCCCTGATAACAATTGAGTTAGTGGCGGGGTTAGGCTAAGAAcctagggctgggcgcagtggctcagcctgtaatcccagcactttgggaggcctaggtgggcggatcacttgaggtcaggagttcgagatcagcctgaccaacaaggtgaaaccccgtcactactaaaaatacaaaaattatccaggtgtggtggtaggcacctgtaatcccagctacttgggaggctgaggcaggagaatcgcgtgaacctgggaggcagaggttgcagtgagccgagattgcgccatcgcactccagcctgggcgacaagagggaaactccgtctcctGAAGCCTCCAGCCTGCCTCAACCACTGGCTGATTTTCCCCGAGATACGAAAAATCATCCTTCTCCCTTTACCAAAGGAGGAGAGGTGAACATTGTACAAGCACATAGGAAGGGCCCCTGTTAACTCCGGTCCACGCAGCATGCGTCGGCCAGTAGCCAAAGTCAAGGACACGGATAAGTAAAATGGTTGTGCCTGTGCTTGAAAAGTCAATGCCCTTTTTGGGAGCTTTCCCAGACTTGACAAGAGCCTTAGGGGGAAATCTTGACAGCAGAGGTGGGAGAGAGAACAGTAGAGGGAGGCTGGGCCAAGGACACAGAGAAGTGAATGACTGTACCTGTGCCTGAAAGCGCAAGCAATCCATTTGCATGACGCATGAAGAATTTATCTTTAGGCGCTTGGCTGCTATAAATTGCTGGAGCATTGCAACCCACTTTAGAGAACCTATGGACACTTTGGCAAGAGTTAAGTGCAGCCTCTGTTAGGCAGCAGAGTCTGTTGTGAGTCTATTGTTGCAGCCGAGCTCTGTGGGAGAGTCTGAACGCCCAGGCCAAGGCAATAGAAAGGCACGTCCCAGGACCTTGGATCTCAAGGCAAGACTCAGACATTGTCATGGGTTGGGAAAGGGTGAAGGCAGACCCAGGAAGGAATATTCCTGGACTGGAAGAAAACCAGCAAATTCTGCTTCTAGGATTCCATTGCCCTCTAAGCCATGTGTCTGGGCATCTATCCATATACaatgtacttactattaccaaaagatttttttttttttttttttgatgaagtcttgctctgtcgcccagtctagagtgcagtagtggtgcgatcttggctcactgcaacctctgcctcacgggttcaagcaattctcctgcctcagcccccccatgtagctgggattacaggcatgctccaccacacctagctaatttctgtatttttagtagagacgaggtttcaccaggttggccagtctggtcttgaactcctgaccttaagtgatccgcccacctcagcctcccaaaattctgggattacaagcatgagccaccgtgcctgcacTTACCaaaggttttacatttttttttactaaGATATTTTTTATGCGGATGTGTACGTTTTTCCCCTTTTTTGCATATCTCCAATTGCACATGAGACAACATGAGCAACGCGTCAGCCAACTTGGTTGGAACCCATTTGTAGTTTCATCCTATGAAGGTGGCTACAGATCTGGATATTAACAATCAgattttattccttcattcaaatACTCATTGacggctaggcgtggtggctcacatctgtaatcccagcacattgggaggccgaggtaggtggagcatttgaggtcatgagttcaagaccagactggccaacatggcaaaactccatctctacaaacaatatgaaaattagccgggcgtggtggcaggcgtctgtaatcccagctactcaggaggcttaggcaggagaatcacttgaaccagggaagcagaggctgcagtgagctgagatcgtgccactgcactccaacctgggtgacagagaagagactctgtctcaaaacaaaacaaaacaaaacaaaacaaaacaaaacaaaacaaaacccaaatactCATTGAGTGCCGGGTCTGTGCCAGACACCGTTTTAGATGCTGGGATTGTGGCCATAAGCATAACAGTCCGTTCTCTGCCCTTACAGAACTCAGGTTCTGGGGACTTCCCCCAGACCTCACCTCCGTAGATTACCTTTGGAAGCCACATTTCTTCACAACCTTCTCCCAAGTCTGGAGATGGACGAAGATTAGGGacatttcttcttgagtcatCTCAGTCCAAAAAGACATAACAGCGCTCCGGGAAAGTCGGCTGTCTAATTACAATATTggagaattagaagaaaaaaaaaagttagaatacAACAAAAATCTTAATGTCTCAGAAATGTCACATGATTTTTGTCTAATGATTTTAACCGAACAAACCATGGGAATGCCCAAGGCTGACTAGGAtgcaataaaactgaaaatctctTAGGCTTCTGGTGGCAAAGTAGATTGGTAAAGCACTTTTGAAATGTTGACATTATACATTAATGAAATGGGAGTGGGCGGGGAAGTGCTGCGTAGAGAAGGGCATGGTCCCTGGTGAGGGTTCCACCCTCCGGCCTGGGCCCATGGATCTAAGTGAGGACAAGCATTTCTGTTTTCGttcccaaatgttgcattttccaagacctcTCTGGCTCGCCATTTCCCCACCTAGCAGGTAGACACACACAAGCAGCTGGACCTCGAGAGGAACACACGGCCAGAAGAACACACCGACAGATGCTGACAGGTCATCCACGGCTGGATGACATGGAATTCAGCCAAAGGCAGTTGGAGGAGAACCCGGCCGCTGAGTGGCCCAACTCCAGGgaaagaccaccttcccactccatcccctttctggctccccatccatctgctgagagctacattcaataaaaccttgcactcattctccaagcccacgtgtgatccaATTTTTCTGGCACACTAGGGCAAGAACCCTGGAATACAGAAATTAGACCAGAGGTCTGCCTTATCCTTCCGATAAGCTCCCTGGGGCTTCGGGAGCTGCAAACACTGAACCCTAGATGGCACTGCTGTGGGGTCGGAGCCCATGCTCCTCACGACCTGCACGTCCATATGCTGTCCCTAGGGGTTTGAGCTGCAGGGCACCAAAGAAATGAGCCACAGCCTGTTTTATACCGAGCAAGGGGAAtaagggaacttttcccatttcattaaGTCACAAAAGTCTTCTGAGAATCATCCAATAACACAGTGATAGGCACCAAGACAACTGGGGCCATGTTATTGATAACACTGTTAACTTGGGAGCAAGTGAACGATCATTCTGTCCAGTGCCTATCATCTATAATCCTGAGAGAGGCACAGTCTGGTCTCTGCTGAATGACACCTGCCTGATGACAAGGCTCGTGGGTGGGATGGTGGTTGGTTTTGCCCAGACAGGCAACACGGCAGACTCCACCTTGTTCAGACACTCTTTCTCACATTGCAGCTTCTTTTGTTGCTcaaaatcactttaaatgtattttctttttttttttttttttttttttgagacagaatctcgctgtgtcgcccaggctggagtgcagtggcgcgatctcggctcactgtaagctccgcctcccgggttcgcgccattctcctgcctcagcctcctgagcagctgggactacaggcgcccgccactgcgcccggctaattttttgtatttttagtagagacggggtttcaccgtggtctccatctcctgaccttgtgatccgcccgcctcggcctcccaaagtgctgggattacaggcgtgagtcaccgtgcccggctaaatgtattttcaatataatttgacaaaaaaattgtcaaatttgacaaaaaatataatttgacaAAAATCACCCCTAGTTCCACTACTATTGATTTTATTCTCTACTTCCAGTAATTTTTCAAATCCATATTATTTCTTGCATGGTTTTTATACTTATAATGGTGTgtcctgtttttattatttattattattatttttttgagacggtctcactctgtcacccaggctggaatgcagcggtgcaatctcggctcactgcaacctctacctcctgggttcaagtgattgtcctgtctcagcctcccgagtcattggaattacaggtgcacaccaccacgcccagctaattcttgtatttgtagtagagatgggggtttcaccatgttggccaggctggtctcaaactcccgacctcaggtgatccatctgcctcagcctcccaaagtgctgggattacaggaatgagccgaTGTGGCCAGCCACGTgccctgtttttaaaatgtaatgttatACAAGTATTTTCCATCTTGCTATGCAGTTGTTATAATGATTATTTTTGATGACTCTATGCTGTTTCCTTAAGAGAAGATGTATTGTCCTGTTTATAGAAATACTCCCTTATCATGGCActttggcatctttttttttttttttttgagacagggtcttgctctgttgtccaggctgcagtgcagtggcactatctcccggttcaagtaattctcctgcctcagcctcccgagtagctgggactacaggtgcgcactaccaacctggctaattttttgtatttttagaagagacagggtttcaacatgttggccaggctaatctcaaactcctggcctcaagtgatctgcccacgctggcctcccaaagtgttgggattacaggcgtgagccaccgtgcccaaccgtGCTTTGGGGTCTTAACACTTTTGTTATCCAGATGAGTTCTTTGATAATGTTGCCACCTTGTCCTGCCTGCTGCCTCTACTGTAACCAGTGATGGAACCAGTGATTGGCCCCTTCCCCCCTGCCACACTGCTTCATGCAGCGGCCTGAGGAGCTGCTTATGTTTTTAGTTAAACTTTACATTTTTAGTTAAACTTTACAAAGGAAGTTATTTGATGTAGTATTTTCAAACACGAGCAGTTGAGAGGGTCTCAGGATAACTCCCTCATTAAGGCTAAGGATCTGCTGTATCTCCACCCAGCAATAGCATATAGCTTCCCAGGGAGTCAtggcttccattttctttcacatAAGACTTGATTCTTTACATTTGTTGCTAACATGTATTTCTTTGATGTTGTACATTGTTTTGATGCAATTATGAATAGTGGTCTTTTAATGTAATGTTTTCTAACTTGTCTTGTTACTTATAGAAATGTTACTCATTTTTAATACTCTTGTGCTTGACTACATGTTTATTACTGTAGTAGTTATTGAATGAATAATTCATGAATGAATAATGTTggacttttatttctgtttttagtattttgttttcttatgttgGTTTCATGCCTTATTGGGTTTCCTTGCATCcttattttatattatgataTTGACTCTAGTATTTCACAGTTGGCAGTTGGTTTTCATCATGATAAGGCAGTGTGTTTTATTCCTATACTTAGACATTTTTATTAGGACTAagtgtggaattttcaaactccAATGAGATGattattctttcccttttttgtttatCCCATGAATGTGGTGCATTCTTAGCATAGATTTCCATATACTGAATTACCCATACATTCCAGGAAAACCCCCAACTTGGTCATTGCATATTTTTGAATCAGAATGTTATAGATTTATATCCTCTAGTATTTTATTCCTATATTCATCATAGAGAAATACATGATATTGAGCCATAGTTTTCTTGTGATCACAGTTTATCATCGGTGTTATATTTGCTTCACAGAATGTATTCAATagcatattttttctatttctgcgaCAATTTGTACAACATGagaattgtttgttttctgaaagcTTAAGAGAACTTACCAGGTAACACCTTGGAACCAGAAACTTGCAAATTTCCTCATTTGCCACATAGGAtgctttagatttttttaaatttaagcttATAATATGATTAATAAATGTGACTCTCTTCCCCATTCCTGAAACCTGTCTCTCCCAGTCCTCACctaagtctatttttttcttttcttttttcttttttttttttctttttcttttgcaatagaggctctctgtcacccaggctggagtgcagtggtgtgatctcagtcactgcaacctccgccacctaggttcaagcaactctcctgcctcagccttctgagtagctgggattacaggtgcctgccaccatgcctggctaagttttgtatttttagtagagagagggtttcaccatgatggtcaggctggtcttgaactcctgacctcaggtgatctgcctgcctcagactcaaaatgctgggattacaggcacaagccaccgcacctggcctgcctaTTCTTTTTTGAAGAGACTTAAAAAACCCTAACAAAGTCCGTGGTCTTTCAAACTGCACCTGGTTCTAATTTTCTATGTACAATTATTTATTATGTTCTTTGAATAGGTGTTTCACAAAAGAAGTACTGTGGCCAGTAAATATGGGACAAGGTGCTTGACATCACTAGTCGCCCCAAAACACAAATTTAGACCATGGCCAGCTACTGTTTCATTGATTAGTTTGGCATCCTGTGTGGGCGAAAAAGAGACAGGAGAACACGTACACTTGGTTGAGACATAAGACACTTTGCTTAGCATAAGattacattgcttttttttttttttttgagagcgagtctcgctctgtcacccaggctgaagtgtggtggcatgatctcggctcactacctCTGCcgccaggttcaggtgattctcccacctcagcctcccaagtagctgggattacatgcacccaccaccacaccaggctaacttttatactttaagtagagatagggttttgccctgttggccaggctggtctcgaactcctgacctcaggtgatccacccatcttggcttcacaaagtgccgggattacaggcgtgagccactgcactcggccgcTATGGCTTTTGGaaggatgatttagggtatctttttttgttttggagatggtcTCATTTTGgcaactaggctggagtgcagtgacacaatctcggctcaccgcagtaacctcccaggctcaagtgatcctcctgtcttacccccccaagtggctgggactacaggtgtgtgccaccatgcccagctaatatataaaaatatatatatggagatggggattcgccatgttgcccaggctgatctccaactcctgagctcaaacaatccaccctccttggcctcccaaagtgccaggattacaggcataagccactgcacctggccttctcaGGGTGTCTCTTAACACGAGAAGTACACATGCCTGACCCTCAGCATCTCACCTCTAGAAATTCACCCACCACAGACACAACACAACAGCAGGTACACAGACAAACGTGTACGGATGTTCATCCAGTTATCTGAAGTTGTATAAAGGAAAtggaaacaatttgaaaaatcCATGTCTAGGACTGTTTACATGAAAATAGAGCAATACAAAATAAAGGCTTATGGATGTGAAAAGGAACGAGGCAAATCTATGTAAAACTGACCTAGAAAGAGGTCTAGGATAtattaagcaaaagaaaataggttgaagaaaatgttctttatattcttttctcatttttttttaaagtactgtaTATGCGATGTAGGAGTAGGGGAATATTCTCGAAGGAGATACACCAAATGTGAACAGGCTTAGGGAGTGAGATTTAGGGCTGGGGTGACAAAATACTTTTGCACTTTTCACTCATCTATGTTATTGAGCTTTGTTACCAAAGTAACATGTTAGTTTTATAATAAAAGCCAatagaagccaggcatggtggctcacgcctgtaatcccagcactttgggaggctgaggcaggcagatcacctgaggtcaggagtttgagaccagcctggccaacatggtgaaacgctgtctctactaaaaatacaaaaattagccgggcatggtgggggcacctgtagtcccagctactcgggaggctgaggcaggagaatctcttgaacccaggaggtagaggttgcagtgcgctgagattgcaccactgcactccaggctgggtgacagagcgagactccgcctccacaacaacaaaagccaatagaataaagagtttaataatgagatttattattcattttttatcattataaaatctCCAGCTTGTACAGTAATCCATGGGGTGCTGGGAATGCTGCCAAGCACATGGTAAGACAAAGAAAGTCTGACAAATTCATACTATTAAATATTCATATTGTCTTCTTTGTTTGTTCTGTGTAAGTTTTTCTAACTTGTTATTTTGGCCTTTTGTGTCCTATTTATTTCAGGCTATCTCTTAGATGTAGAAAATTACTCAAATCTGATTTTGACCCAGTTTGATACTCTTCTTCATGTTATTCATATTCATATTAATTTTCTGTTATAATTGTTCAACTTTGATTTGTCACATTATTTTAGGCGTTCTGCTTTGTATTTCTTTGCTCTCTTCCTATGCTCTACATAGATAGGTACggtgcagaggtttcagctgatGCAGCAAGTGGTTTATTGTGGCAGCCCGGAGCTTCaccttgaaggtagagatgtgtCTTATCTGTGCTTTCCTGCCTATTCTGTGTATGACCAGTAAATGGCAGATACTGAGCAACACTTAGAATAAGACTTCATTGTTCATGACActaagttttgttttcttatgtatgtatgtgtgtatgtatttaatttttgatacacagtcttgctctgtggcccaggctggagtgcagtggcatgatctcagctttgcaacctctgcctccctggttcaagcgattctcctgactcagcctcccgagtagctgggattatgggtgtgcaccaccatgcccagttaatttttgtattcttaatagagacggggtttcaccacgttgaccaggctgtcgacctcctggcctcaggtgatccatccggccacttcagcctcccaaagtgctgggattaaagtcctgagccactgcgcccagctgacactaagttttttatgtttaatatattgCTCAGCCCTCCCTGCTGTACCAGGCTAGAATAGATCTTGGGAGATGACTCTATTACACTTTATTTTGGGGAGGAGGCAAGAAGGGAGTGAGCAGGCCTGAGACCCAGCAAAGGCAGAGGATGATCAAATAGCGGGAGTGGGAGAACCACTGGACGGGTTCTGGGTCTGTCCATGAAACGGGCTCATAGTTTCCTCCCAGTTAAAATCATCTCCTATGCAACTTTTGTGCTTTATACATAGGATGAGAGGTCAAACAATGCCAACTTGTGCTTGATTATGTACACAGCTATTTCACGAACCATCATATTTCATAATCGACCCATttctgataatttaaaaatgcatcttcCACTGAGAAAGCTCAGAATATCACACTGAGGGCTGAGAAAGAACTGCCCTTCTCCCCCTGCTTTGCCTCACATCTCCCAAAGAGGGCGTTAGACTCTTCTGAGTGGTTTCCATTACAAGACACCCAGGGGGTCACCTTTAGTGGAGGCTGTGGCCACTGTGCTCAGCAATCACACACAGATGCA harbors:
- the LOC103223236 gene encoding uncharacterized protein isoform X3, producing the protein MFLEGKLHLFRPRIHCHLQREKRQGILRDTMTAAPTKIHPDSRLSRSAVMSFWTEMTQEEMSLIFVHLQTWEKVVKKCGFQR